Proteins encoded within one genomic window of Streptosporangiales bacterium:
- a CDS encoding FCD domain-containing protein — MVSPRLSGCLTILLAWRTVKTSPDEEARVSDRGRVSREVLVPPASRTLVDQVASQLRLAIMKGSLPAGEHLVEVRLAAELQVGRSTIREALQRLAASGLVEVVPHRGHRVRAFGDRDAAEICEVLGLLEAHAARRLAAPLDPAVAARLRETAGRMASLRFPDDLERFIELDRAFHGILMEVADQRWLHQAWRSQEPLLGPLLVTLTRRGTGSGSVQAQRHLELVAAAESGDGERLAQACLRHYHLSSSGEAPAPLC, encoded by the coding sequence ATGGTTTCCCCTCGGTTGTCGGGATGTCTGACAATCCTCCTCGCGTGGCGTACTGTCAAGACTTCGCCGGACGAGGAGGCCCGGGTGTCAGACAGGGGACGGGTGTCACGGGAGGTCCTGGTCCCGCCGGCGTCGCGCACGCTCGTCGACCAGGTGGCGAGCCAGCTGCGGCTGGCCATCATGAAGGGTTCGCTGCCGGCGGGGGAGCACCTCGTCGAGGTGCGACTCGCCGCCGAGCTGCAGGTCGGCCGGAGCACGATCCGTGAGGCCCTGCAACGGTTGGCGGCGAGCGGCCTGGTCGAGGTGGTCCCGCATCGGGGCCACCGGGTGCGCGCCTTCGGCGACCGCGACGCCGCAGAGATCTGCGAGGTGCTCGGTCTGCTCGAGGCCCATGCGGCGCGACGCCTCGCCGCACCCCTCGACCCCGCCGTGGCCGCCCGGCTGCGCGAGACCGCGGGACGCATGGCGTCGCTGCGCTTCCCCGACGACCTCGAACGCTTCATCGAGCTCGATCGTGCGTTCCACGGCATTCTGATGGAGGTGGCCGACCAGCGGTGGCTCCACCAGGCGTGGCGGAGCCAGGAGCCACTGCTCGGCCCGTTGCTGGTGACGTTGACGCGGCGCGGCACGGGCTCGGGAAGCGTGCAGGCGCAGCGACATCTCGAACTCGTGGCTGCGGCGGAGTCCGGTGACGGGGAGCGGCTCGCGCAGGCGTGTCTGCGCCACTACCACCTGTCGTCCTCGGGCGAGGCACCTGCGCCGTTGTGTTGA